A region of the Polynucleobacter sp. MWH-Braz-FAM2G genome:
CAGCTCGTGCATCACAGGCGGTACAGCCGTATCATGAGTGCCCCAATAAATAATGACTGGAGCAACTGGATTTACAGGAGGAACACTGCCATCAATGAACGCTTTTATCCAGGCTGAAGAATTGCTTGGTTGTGGCTTGATAAGGGATTTATAGTTACTCCCATAGGTGTAAGTAAAGCTATCAGCCATCACGTGAACGCACTTATTTCTGGACAGCTTATCAGCCACCCTTGCACCCTCTTCAGTCAAAACATCAGTTAGCTTGAGATCGGGAAACGCTGCTTGTGTTCCCCACAGTCCCATCATGTAGTGAGCAAATAAAAATACATTTGGAACATTGGCCTGCGTAAAGCCGTTCATGATTTTGATTGCTTCTTCATCATTGCTGAGTGTTTTAGGCAGCATGACCGCTAAATCCTCAGGAGCTAACGCCACAAACCCAAGATATTCCAAACCATCAGCAGCGGTACCCTTTTGGGCTAGATATTCAGGCTGACTGGCTGCTGCAATTGTGGCACCGCCGCCCTGTGACCATCCATACACAACCGTCTTTTTGCCGGCTCCAACCTCTTTCATTGAACCTGCTGCTCTAGCAGCATTAATGACGTCTCTGCCGTTAGTTCGTGCTACAGCATATTGATGCTTACCTCCGCCGCCTTGACCTTGATAGTCGGTAGCAACCACCACATAACCTTGATCAATAAACTCTTGACCATTTGGAATGCCAAAGTCAGTCCAAGAGTCACCATCCATTAAAAAGTACTCATTCAAAGCGCGGGTAGGATCGATGATTTGAGAAGGACCACAATTTTGTGCCGAACCAGTTGTGCCGTGCGCCCAACTCAAGATTGGTCTACCCTCTTTTGGCGCAGGCCCTACTGGCGCAATGATGGTGCCAGTGGCAATTGTTTTTCTTCCAGCCAAGTCTGATGAAATGTAAGCAATCTTCCAAGCTTGCGTGCCTTTGAGACTTGTCTCTATTTTTTCTTTTTTGATGATCTGCCCCAGCTTCCCTTCAGGAGCCATTTTCATGACGGAAGCATAAAAAGGAGGCATAGGAGGGTCAGCATAGACAGCAGAAGAAAGGATACCTAGTGTTAGCGCAAACACAGAGCTGGAAAAGTGAATAAGTTTTTTCATAAGTTCAGAGTATGTGGATTACTTATTGAATAAGTCAGATTTTGCAATCGGACGCATGTAGCGTTGTCCTGGGCCAGTATCAGGGCTGGTAGAAAAATAAACAATAACCAAATCCCGATCAGGTGAAACATAAAGGCCTTGACCCATAAAGCCCAGCTTAAACATATCTCCATCAGGGAAGATGTCATCCCATTGACGATTATTACTAATCACATAATCATTTAATGCTTCAGTAAATACAGGGCCATTAGTGCCTGCCATAAACGCCTTATGACTTGCCACTTCTTTGCGAATACGATGAAGTGCCGCATCAGAGACCACTTTCTTATCTGAGATCTTATTCCAGCTTGGCGTGTACTGCATTCCAAACATCATGAGATTGCGAAGTCGGCTTGATACAAGACCATGCATCGCCTCAACATGGTCGCCACCAGATAGGTGAAGTTGCATATCGCCATCAAGTGGCATATGAGAGAAGATTCTTTCATTAGCCAAATCAGAAAGGCGTTTATTTGTCACTTCTTCAATCAGAAGGACAAGTGCTTGCGTATCCACAGAGCTGTAATCAAATCGAGTGCCAGGCTCTATTTCTTTTTTCGCAAGTTTGAGAATGGTTCGTGTTGACTCAATCTTTTTAGTAATAGAATCTGGCTGCCCAAATTCAGAGAGAAAAAGTCGGGTTGGTAAGGAAGTAGGGTCGTGCCGTGATGCAGCGCTCTCGACAACGTTCAACCCAGAAGCCATATTCATGATGTCCAGTAACTTGATATTTTCCCAGGCAGTACCTTTGAAATCGGGCATATATTGACCATAGGTTCCGTTCTGATCAATCTTGCCTTCGTCTATCAACTGCTCAAGCAATAGGCCAACAATTGGTTTTGCTGTTGATCCCCATAAATGGCTATCCGTTGATTTCATTCCAGGATAGCGCTCATAAACGACCTTACCCTTATGCATCACAAGAAACGCCTGAATATGACTCTTTGGATTGGTAACGAAATCATCAAGCGAAAGCTGACCGTAAGCAGTAGTTGCTTGAATCTTTCCAACCTCTGGATTTAATTCAGTTGGCAAAGGATTTGCTGGTTTGCTCGGCGAAATAATCGCAGTATGAAATAGCGTTGACATATGGGTATTCGCAAACAGCGATACATCACCCCCAATAAGAGCATTTTGATACCCGAAGAGCTTAAACATTTCTTGATATTCAGCATTGGAATACCCTTGCAGCGCCTTAGTAACGGGTTGACTTTTGGATGTTCCATCGGCCTGTGCAAGTGCCAAAATGCTATGTGTTGCCAATAACGCAACAATGAGTTTTGGATTGAATTTCATATGAATTTCCGAGGTTGAGGAATGAAAAATTAAATGCCGATAAAGTATATAACCAATTTAGTCAGCATTATTCATAGCGGACTTTGTTGTTGGCCTAAATCGGAACGATCAAAAAGCCGCCCATAGGAGGTCTTTGGTAACGCTTTTGGTAACAGGTGTGTTGTTTGGCTACAAACCCTTTAAATACCTATTGACTTGGCGGAGAGGGAGGGATTCGAACCCTCGGTACTATTGCTAGTACGCCTGATTTCGAGTCAGGTACATTCGACCACTCTGCCACCTCTCCGATAACTATAGGATAAAACTTAAACTGCAATCCTGCTTAAACCACTCCGCTCTATTGCTCACACACGCCCGCCATCATGAGCGAGCCAGAGAAGAATCCAAAAGGATATTTGCCGTCTTTTGCAACCCCTTCGATGCTGAGGTAGTCCACAAAGGCGCCATCGTTACCTGCAGCCTTTTGCGTCCAAATAACTTTGTAAGAATTGCTCTTACTTCCAGATGCAATTACCTTAGGCTTTCCCAAAGAATCCATTACATCGCCAACTACTTCGCCAGTTTTCTTGATGACTGCAAATTCTTGACCAACTCTGGGACTATCTTTAACGATATCTAACTCGCCATTACTTTTGATATAAGCATCACTTAATACCTCGCAGCGATAGGTTTTTTCTGCAGCAAAAACACTTTGAGAAATAAATGCTGAGCAAATCAAGAATAAAAGCAATGAGCGCTTGTACATGAATATGCTTTTTATGTCTTCTGAAGTATTAAATTGGCTTAAGCACTTCTAAACCACCCAAGTAAGGTTGCAGTGCTTTAGGAATAGAGACACTGCCATCTACTTGCTGCTTATTCTCAATGAGTGCAACTAAAGCCCTGCCTACTGCAAGACCTGAACCATTTAAGGTATGAACCAACTCTGGTTTACCTTGGCCAGATTTAAATCTTGCTTGCATACGTCTTGCCTGGAAGTCACCCATACTTGAGCAAGAGCTGATTTCGCGATAAGCGTGTTGTGATGGCACCCAAACTTCAAGGTCATAGGTCTTGGTGCTACCAAACCCCATATCACCTGTACAGAGCAAGACTTTTCTGTAAGGCAACTCAAGTAACTCCAAAATTCGCTCTGCATGACCAGTTAGATCTTCAAGCGCTTGCATTGAATGTTCTGGCCTAGTTATTTGCACCAACTCTACTTTGTCAAATTGATGCTGACGAATCATGCCACGTACATCACGGCCATAACTACCTGCTTCTGAACGGAAGCACGGTGTGTGGGCTACAAATTTCAATGGCAAGTTATCAGCATTGAGGATTTCGTCGCGAACCAAATTAGTTACCGGAACTTCTGCAGTCGGAATAAGGTAGAAGTTTTCTGTTTTTGCTTCACCGCCCTCATCTTCACCACCCATTTGACGCGGAACTTTAAATAGATCTTCCTCAAATTTAGGCAACTGGCCTGTGCCACGCATTGAAGCAGCATTCACCATGTATGGCGCATACACTTCTTGATAATCATGTTGCGTAGCATGCGTATCAATCATGAACTGAGCTAGAGCACGATGCAATCTTGCGATTGGGCCTTTAAGAACAACAAATCGTGAGCCACTTATCTTGGCGGCAACTTCAAAATCAAGACCTAAAGGGCCGCCCAAGTCCACATGATCTTTAATCTCAAAATCAAAAATAGGTTGCTCACCCCAACGCTTAATTTCTTGATTCTCTGTCTCATCTTTTCCAGTGGGAACAGATTCATCTGGAAGATTGGGAATACCCATCAAGAAATCAGAGATCTCCGCTTGCAAAACTGCTAAACGGGCTGAGCCAGATTCCATATCCACATTTACTTGAGCAACTTCGGTCATCTCAGCAGAAGCATCTTCGCCCTTACCTTTTTTCATGCCAATGGCTTTAGATAGCTGATTGCGCTTGGCTTGCAATTCTTCGGTACGGGTCTGCAAAGATTTGCGCTCGGATTCCAGGGCATTGAATTTCTCGACATCTAGCTGAAATTTACGAGTAGCTAAACGAGCGGCGACTGCAGCGATGTCTTTACGAAGTAATTGCGGATCAATCATAAATTGCTCTAGTAGGATCTAGTTTGATAGGAAGGCTCTAGTTTAAGCGCAAGACTTCCGCTCCGGCCGGTGGAGTAAAAGTAAATCGATTAGCCGGCAAATTGACGTTTAATTGAATCTTGTCTAGCGTTACCAAGACAACACTTCCCAAGCCATCCGTTAATTCCAGCGCCTTTGGCAAGCCACTGACCATTCCAATTGAAATCTTGGTATACGGTAAATCATTCTGATTCTTGGCACCAGGCTCTTTTTTGGGCACCAAAGATACCCATTTCATACCCAAGCGTTCATCACCTTCAATTAAATCAAAATGCTGATCTAAGGAAGTTTCACCAAATAAAATCGCTGCTGGGGTTGATGCTAAAGCCTGCCCTGCAGGACGAAAGGTTGCTTGATTTAAATCTTTATCCCAAAGAATTAATTGCTTACCATCAGCAATCAGTTTTTGCTCATATGGTTTTTGCGTTTCCCAGATAAATCGGCCTGGACGCTGAAACACAAAATGACCCTGGGTTTGACGGACTACTTTCAAACCCTTGTCTTGTGACTCACCTGCTTTGGGTGCGCGAAGTTGCTGTTGCACAAAATCACCTTCCGCAGTTTTTGAGTTGCGCACAAATTGGCGCAACTGCTCTGCACCACCCTCAGTTTGCGCAAGAGATGATCCTGAAAAAAGGATGCTTGAAATACCAACTAATACTGCGACGAGAAGTCTTGACATGAAACCTTACTCAGATGGGCGATGCAAAATCTCACGATTGCCGCCATTACCCATTTTAGAAACGAGACCAGCTTTTTCCATATCCTCTAATAAACGAGCAGCACGGTTATAGCCAATACGCAAATGACGCTGTACCAATGAAATGGATGGACGTTTGTTTTCGAGAACAATGGCAACAGCTTGATCGTAAAGTGGGTCGGCTTCGCCACCAGTCTCACCTGTAAGTGCATCTACATTGGATTCATCGGCGCCTTCCAGTACACCATCTATATAGTTGGCCTCGCCCTTCTCTTTGAGCCACTCAACAACACGATGCACTTCATCATCCGATACAAATGCGCCGTGAACCCTGACCGGTAAACCAGTGCCTGGAGCCATGTACAACATATCCCCCATTCCCAACAAAGTCTCGGCGCCCTGCTGATCCAAAATCGTACGGCTATCTATCTTGCTGCTAACCTGAAATGAAATACGGGTTGGTACGTTTGCTTTAATCAAGCCAGTGATGACATCTACGCTTGGACGTTGTGTTGCTAATACTAAATGGATACCTGCTGCGCGAGCCTTTTGTGCAATACGAGCGATCAACTCTTCAATCTTCTTGCCAGAGACCATCATTAAGTCGGCCAACTCGTCTATCACGATCACAATCACTGGCGCTTTATAGATTGGCTCTGGATCATCTGGAGTTAGGCTAAATGGATTGGTAAGCTTCTCACCCTTTTCTTCAGCTTCCAGAATTTTCTTATTAAAGCCAGCAAGATTACGCACGCCAAACTTACTCATGAGTTTGTATCGGCGCTCCATCTCATTTACAGCCCAATTTAGCGCGTTGTACGCTTGCTTCATATCGGTAACCACTGGGCAAAGCAAATGAGGAATCTT
Encoded here:
- a CDS encoding alpha/beta fold hydrolase gives rise to the protein MKKLIHFSSSVFALTLGILSSAVYADPPMPPFYASVMKMAPEGKLGQIIKKEKIETSLKGTQAWKIAYISSDLAGRKTIATGTIIAPVGPAPKEGRPILSWAHGTTGSAQNCGPSQIIDPTRALNEYFLMDGDSWTDFGIPNGQEFIDQGYVVVATDYQGQGGGGKHQYAVARTNGRDVINAARAAGSMKEVGAGKKTVVYGWSQGGGATIAAASQPEYLAQKGTAADGLEYLGFVALAPEDLAVMLPKTLSNDEEAIKIMNGFTQANVPNVFLFAHYMMGLWGTQAAFPDLKLTDVLTEEGARVADKLSRNKCVHVMADSFTYTYGSNYKSLIKPQPSNSSAWIKAFIDGSVPPVNPVAPVIIYWGTHDTAVPPVMHELYQKQKCASGANVARIQLPGEQTHFTTPGVSAPMYLQWVKDRIAGKPIPNGCPAS
- a CDS encoding serine hydrolase, translating into MKFNPKLIVALLATHSILALAQADGTSKSQPVTKALQGYSNAEYQEMFKLFGYQNALIGGDVSLFANTHMSTLFHTAIISPSKPANPLPTELNPEVGKIQATTAYGQLSLDDFVTNPKSHIQAFLVMHKGKVVYERYPGMKSTDSHLWGSTAKPIVGLLLEQLIDEGKIDQNGTYGQYMPDFKGTAWENIKLLDIMNMASGLNVVESAASRHDPTSLPTRLFLSEFGQPDSITKKIESTRTILKLAKKEIEPGTRFDYSSVDTQALVLLIEEVTNKRLSDLANERIFSHMPLDGDMQLHLSGGDHVEAMHGLVSSRLRNLMMFGMQYTPSWNKISDKKVVSDAALHRIRKEVASHKAFMAGTNGPVFTEALNDYVISNNRQWDDIFPDGDMFKLGFMGQGLYVSPDRDLVIVYFSTSPDTGPGQRYMRPIAKSDLFNK
- the serS gene encoding serine--tRNA ligase, with amino-acid sequence MIDPQLLRKDIAAVAARLATRKFQLDVEKFNALESERKSLQTRTEELQAKRNQLSKAIGMKKGKGEDASAEMTEVAQVNVDMESGSARLAVLQAEISDFLMGIPNLPDESVPTGKDETENQEIKRWGEQPIFDFEIKDHVDLGGPLGLDFEVAAKISGSRFVVLKGPIARLHRALAQFMIDTHATQHDYQEVYAPYMVNAASMRGTGQLPKFEEDLFKVPRQMGGEDEGGEAKTENFYLIPTAEVPVTNLVRDEILNADNLPLKFVAHTPCFRSEAGSYGRDVRGMIRQHQFDKVELVQITRPEHSMQALEDLTGHAERILELLELPYRKVLLCTGDMGFGSTKTYDLEVWVPSQHAYREISSCSSMGDFQARRMQARFKSGQGKPELVHTLNGSGLAVGRALVALIENKQQVDGSVSIPKALQPYLGGLEVLKPI
- a CDS encoding outer membrane lipoprotein carrier protein LolA: MSRLLVAVLVGISSILFSGSSLAQTEGGAEQLRQFVRNSKTAEGDFVQQQLRAPKAGESQDKGLKVVRQTQGHFVFQRPGRFIWETQKPYEQKLIADGKQLILWDKDLNQATFRPAGQALASTPAAILFGETSLDQHFDLIEGDERLGMKWVSLVPKKEPGAKNQNDLPYTKISIGMVSGLPKALELTDGLGSVVLVTLDKIQLNVNLPANRFTFTPPAGAEVLRLN